A window of Trichoderma atroviride chromosome 3, complete sequence contains these coding sequences:
- a CDS encoding uncharacterized protein (BUSCO:EOG092D3GZM), which produces MTVSASSLYPGCRRTCGPSKPRSSSKPQLLVVSCVRDPGFRKFDFDPFPQFRGTMTFLILVIGDLHIPDRALDIPAKFKKLLAPGKIGQTLCLGNLTDKHTYEYLRSVSPDLKIVKGRTDVEATSLPLTQVVTHGGIRIGFLEGFTLVSTEPDLLLAEANRLDVDVLCWGGTHRFDAFEYMDKFFVNPGSATGAFVTGASLEAEPVSPSFCLMDVQGISLTLYVYQLKTDEKGNENVAVEKVTYTKPVEPTTGSS; this is translated from the exons ATGACAGTATCCGCTTCATCGCTGTATCCGGGCTGTCGACGTACCTGCGGCCCCTCCAAGCCTCGCTCTAGCTCCAAGCCGCAGCTATTGGTCGTCAGCTGTGTGAGGGATCCCGGCTTTCGCAAGTTCGACTTTGACCCTTTTCCGCAGTTTCGAGGAACCATGACGTTCCTCATATTGGTGATTGGGGATCTGCACATCCCGGACAGGGCGCTTGATATCCCAGCCAAG ttcaagaagctgcttgcGCCCGGCAAGATTGGCCAGACACTATGTCTCGGTAACCTCACAGACAAACACACGTACGAGTACCTGCGGTCCGTGTCGCCGGATCTCAAGATCGTCAAGGGCCGCACCGATGTCGAGGCCACGTCTCTCCCGCTCACGCAAGTCGTCACCCACGGCGGCATCCGAATTGGCTTCCTCGAGGGCTTCACGCTTGTTTCTACCGAGCCcgacctgctgctggccgaaGCCAATCGGCTGGACGTCGACGTCTTGTGCTGGGGCGGCACTCACCGGTTCGACGCCTTTGAGTACATGGACAAATTCTTTGTGAACCCGGGAAGCGCGACGGGGGCATTCGTGACAGGAGCAAGCCTAGAGGCGGAGCCTGTGTCTCCAAGTTTCTGCTTGATGGAT GTCCAGGGCATTTCGCTCACTCTCTACGTATACCAATTGAAGACGGATGAGAAAGGAAACGAGAATGTGGCTGTGGAGAAGGTCACCTATACAAAGCCGGTGGAGCCAACTACTGGTTCATCATGA
- a CDS encoding uncharacterized protein (EggNog:ENOG41), with amino-acid sequence MARLNEMPAPTESIETLRKKMLRQNRELAKTNNIRALRIRELENECACMLSENLELRSRILELEKQVEDNESQRIADHAMAIKAKLESQLTEWGSLIAELGLEPPAKRHSPMIRRRPKQTMGYSASRPSPSQRRLREIARDVEELGHISENKSYPRRSMNPEQIMALRSEADIEAESPELGPPPISKYIEQDPVKIDSPSRSKPLKDDDENSNSFKARKIEPPVSLSISKSNSNLGNVSSLPKEIEREKEQNERPVIAPRRGRPPNKLKHGVENTPIEPLKAGSKRKFGARDDEEYIQPQRVTDENSMGKILGEKTLLRDKADGRTVNDFAKLRKSSQLDLSENIRKPLSAKSTNDDINSPKKNPKLKSSIADDILAAKTNTAKPKAAPGRPPKSSKLSSVKAETVPILTVEPLKPTDDVHDLAAPIRESSLFSPSSPAIATLLDGSRGDTPPPNDISSSGETSRPSRRNRMTISYTEPNLRVKMRRPTKELFDAVAGEGKYARRISNYDPAMSESAKTQRQIEVTDFATESGNAPPSPLATKQVTTDILSGSGVTERRKRSSSIAPKAMETTSDKSMDMEITESSNLDSSGLADNDVYEFTSESPPHEKEEIKEPKKRGRRRTTTSRQSTMMIDEDSERDGISFGERNSSRRRSMMI; translated from the exons ATGGCCAGGCTTAACGAAATGCCGGCGCCGACAGAGAGCATCGAAACGC TTCGTAAGAAGATGCTTCGCCAGAATAGGGAACTCGCAAAGACAAATAATATTCGGGCCTTACGAATTCGAGAGCTGGAAAACGAGTGCGCCTGTATGCTATCCGAAAACCTCGAACTGCGCAGCCGCAtactggagctggagaaacAAGTCGAGGACAATGAATCGCAAAGGATCGCGGATCACGCAatggccatcaaggccaaacTAGAATCGCAGCTCACGGAATGGGGCTCCCTTATTGCTGAATTGGGCCTTGAGCCTCCCGCAAAGAGACATTCGCCCATGATTAGGAGAAGGCCGAAGCAGACTATGGGCTACAGCGCAAGTCGCCCCAGTCCATCGCAGAGGAGGCTACGCGAGATCGCAAGGGACGTTGAGGAATTGGGCCACATTTCGGAAAATAAGAGCTATCCACGGAGATCTATGAA TCCTGAACAAATCATGGCGCTCCGATCAGAGGCTGATATCGAGGCTGAATCACCGGAGTTGGGCCCTCCACCAATATCTAAATATATCGAACAAGACCCGGTGAAAATCGACTCTCCGAGTAGATCAAAGCCTTTGaaggatgacgatgaaaaTTCGAACAGTTTCAAAGCGAGAAAAATCGAACCTCCAGTTTCTCTGTCCATCTCAAAATCAAACAGCAACCTGGGCAACGTATCATCTTTGCCTAAAGAAatagaaagggaaaaagagcaGAACGAACGGCCCGTGATAGCGCCAAGACGTGGGCGACCCCCTAATAAACTCAAACATGGCGTTGAAAATACACCGATTGAACCCCTTAAGGCCGGGTCAAAACGAAAATTTGGAGCtcgagatgatgaggagTATATTCAACCGCAAAGAGTGACGGACGAGAACAGTATGGGCAAGATATTGGGGGAAAAGACACTGCTTCGCGACAAGGCTGATGGAAGAACTGTCAACGATTTTGCCAAGCTGAGAAAGAGTTCACAGCTAGATCTCTCAGAGAACATTCGAAAACCGCTATCCGCCAAGAGCACTAACGACGATATCAATTCTCCAAAGAAGAATCCTAAATTGAAATCATCCATAGCTGATGATATTCTAGCAGCCAAGACCAACACAGCAAAGCCGAAAGCCGCACCCGGGAGGCCACCAAAATCGTCAAAGCTTTCGTCTGTCAAAGCCGAAACTGTGCCTATTCTTACTGTTGAACCTCTGAAACCAACAGATGATGTGCATGATTTGGCAGCACCCATCAGAGAGTCTTCTTTATTCTCACCCTCTTCTCCGGCAATAGCTACACTACTCGATGGATCACGGGGAGACACGCCTCCGCCCAACGATATCTCGTCTAGCGGAGAAACATCACGGCCTAGTAGGCGGAATCGGATGACTATCAGCTATACCGAGCCCAACTTGAGAGTCAAGATGCGACGGCCTACTAAAGAGCTATTTGATGCGGTAGCTGGGGAGGGCAAGTATGCTCGACGAATTAGCAACTACGATCCCGCCATGTCTGAATCAGCAAAAACCCAGCGGCAGATTGAAGTGACGGATTTTGCTACAGAAAGTGGCAATGCTCCGCCAAGTCCACTGGCAACAAAACAAGTCACCACTGATATCCTTTCCGGTAGTGGCGTTACAGAGCGACGAAAACGTTCCTCCAGTATAGCGCCAAAGGCGATGGAAACTACAAGCGATAAATCAATGGACATGGAAATCACCGAAAGCAGCAACCTTGATAGCAGCGGGTTGGCAGACAACGATGTATACGAATTTACAAGCGAGTCGCCTCCgcatgagaaagaagagattaAAGAACCGAAGAAAAGGGGTCGAAGACGGACTACAACCTCAAGGCAGTCTACTATGATGATTGACGAAGACAGTGAAAGAGATGGTATATCATTTGGGGAGAGGAATAGCTCTCGGCGAAGGAGCATGATGATATAA
- a CDS encoding uncharacterized protein (BUSCO:EOG092D4VBM), producing MSYPTRSFSSHLRAQSSSTASAPQSPALLARIEEKKAELENLKELRDLSAAVATQMEALEEKLSTLSDGTEAIAAVVGNWHNVLRAINMASTKLAKTAADAGPEEEASSSTGPLPQTLVRIPTEHAPALQAQAEAAEAAAEGESTSDP from the exons ATGTCGTATCCCACCAGATCTTTTTCGTCGCATCTGCGCGCACAAAGCAGTTCAACCGCCTCAGCTCCACAGTCACCAGCACTGCTGGCCCGAatcgaagagaagaaggcagagcTTGAGAATTTGAAAGAGCTCAGAGACTTGAGCGCAGCAGTAGCAACCCAGATGGAGGCTCTGGAAGAGAAACTGTCCACCCTGTCTGATGGAACAGAGG CGATTGCTGCTGTGGTTGGCAACTGGCATAACGTGCTTCGTGCCATCAACATGGCTTCAA CAAAACTAGCAAAGACAGCAGCCGATGCtggcccagaagaagaagcgtcCTCATCGACTGGACCACTACCCCAAACTCTAGTACGAATTCCTACGGAGCATGCACCAGCACTGCAGGCGCAAGCAGAAGCGGCCGAAGCGGCAGCTGAGGGAGAATCGACCTCGGATCCTTAG
- a CDS encoding uncharacterized protein (EggNog:ENOG41), with protein MGRGRRGLVSAAASGPKERHKRSQRSQYHHPYSPPPDTFKAKPSLPKSKHHSYFELVENKEKKKKLEYQITTEKTPPPGFEFVPIGNPKLTAACKEISREKDAMIFIVSNARSLDETILSNQVHRVGHHIRQVIVEEAKESLGGSSHHAVPVTDAGPEPIPESQRAYHAQVDAAIRDLFPRIPNTDRQMIIEHSFTRGSANRSEHPVGFSEEIALSRRVQLAVLAHIRHTHTRYDLLLKETTWQNARKTVESLCLDILVKWRGDEETGRDQLDEILREVVVISDSEDDEDDDDDEEDSTDYTSDEGADNARLTPMPVYRSAPPLQPVDRTDRSPPKSPIREAIPMASSPTPIRIGLEDIDRARRNDRRAQRGFRRYRAWEEAIRRNRGETPLVERSSPDMAISHASYRPSPPSRFSYDAYGRPYDNPDPMVHPGGIFGVPSHLDNHRIQQPVYGIPSSLNSSPYLGRTVETQPTHEKVMSVVPFPTSTSSRELASSSASSHFQDMLVRSIESRSPTAQPTFIRTLPPRSQASVSSYAPLATSLASIQQPPNLVLHPGEENRSWDRPSPAHVSTGFNRPQAMSIDAVSSRESAQSLDFRGSTYFHPPSGYGAQPAPLFSHPVSGNPGSGSTRLPETRRIVLQATRPGERSNPILMEDRGGYFERVNPRPESSSRIQLRPVRSTQPQTEVESQRVVRPHTIFSWEEDLRNRGGRRGVAEIEVNPIIDPRPHAPHLRQYAPHEYFSALPPAKEDDYRVQPRRVPDGEYGAAPPEGYWTIRQHGDEQVSRPHHEPATYHPINTLPPRADERYETGRDNRPLARPAPNVIIID; from the exons GCCAAGCCATCGCTGCCAAAATCCAAGCACCACTCTTACTTCGAGCTAGTTgagaacaaggagaagaagaagaagctcgagtATCAG ATTACCACCGAAAAGACCCCGCCGCCAGGGTTCGAGTTTGTCCCCATCGGCAATCCAAAGTTGACTGCGGCCTGCAAAGAAATATCCCGCGAAAAAGATGCCATGATTTTCATCGTCTCG aATGCCAGAAGTCTCGATGAAACCATCCTCTCCAACCAGGTCCATCGAGTTGGCCATCATATCAGGCAAGTCATCGTTGAGGAGGCCAAAGAGAGCCTTGGTGGCTCGTCTCATCACGCCGTTCCGGTAACAGACGCAGGGCCTGAGCCCATTCCGGAATCTCAGAGGGCCTACCATGCTCAGGTTGATGCCGCTATCAGAGACTTGTTTCCACGGATTCCCAATACTGACCGTCAGATGATTATTGAGCACTCATTCACTCGG GGCTCAGCTAATCGATCCGAGCATCCCGTCGGGTTCTCGGAAGAGATTGCACTATCCCGCAGGGTCCAGCTGGCTGTTCTGGCTCATATAAGGCACACTCATACGCGGTATGACCTGCTTCTGAAAGAAACAACATGGCAGAACGCTCGGAAAACTGTAGAATCTCTGTGTCTCGACATCCTCGTCAAGTGGcggggagatgaagagactgGTCGTGACCAGCTGGATGAGATCCTTCGCGAAGTGGTTGTCATTTCTGATtcggaagatgatgaggacgacgacgacgacgaagaggactCGACTGACTATACGTCAGATGAAGGTGCTGACAATGCCAGGCTCACACCCATGCCTGTGTATCGGTCAGCACCACCCTTGCAACCTGTGGATCGAACAGATCGCTCCCCTCCCAAGTCACCTATTCGGGAAGCGATTccaatggcttcttctcctacTCCAATCAGGATCGGATTAGAAGACATTGATCGCGCCCGTAGAAATGACAGGAGAGCTCAGCGAGGTTTTAGAAGATACCGTGCCTGGGAAGAGGCGATTAGACGTAACCGAGGGGAAACGCCCTTGGTGGAGCGTTCCTCCCCGGATATGGCCATCAGTCATGCTTCATATCGACCATCGCCGCCTTCTAGATTTTCCTATGACGCTTATGGCCGGCCATATGACAACCCAGATCCAATGGTCCACCCTGGCGGTATCTTTGGAGTCCCCTCGCATCTGGATAACCATCGGATACAGCAGCCAGTATATGGGATACCGTCTTCTTTGAATTCTTCGCCCTATCTTGGCCGAACAGTCGAAACCCAACCTACCCATGAAAAGGTAATGTCTGTTGTTCCGTTCCCGACTAGTACATCTTCTCGCGAGctggcctcttcttcggcttccaGTCATTTCCAAGACATGTTGGTACGTTCTATCGAATCTCGTTCTCCAACTGCGCAGCCCACCTTTATACGCACTCTGCCTCCCAGGAGCCAAGCATCTGTAAGTTCGTATGCGCCACTGGCCACGTCCTTGGCTAGTATTCAACAGCCTCCCAACCTTGTTTTACAtccaggagaagaaaacCGTTCCTGGGATCGCCCCTCACCTGCGCATGTATCCACTGGCTTTAATAGACCTCAAGCCATGAGTATCGACGCTGTGTCCAGTAGAGAATCTGCCCAATCGCTTGATTTCCGTGGCTCTACCTATTTTCATCCGCCGTCTGGATATGGAGCACAACCAGCGCCCCTTTTCTCGCATCCGGTTTCCGGCAATCCAGGATCAGGCTCTACCAGGCTCCCGGAAACAAGGAGAATTGTTTTACAAGCAACCCGGCCTGGAGAACGGTCAAACCCTATTCTTATGGAGGATAGAGGTGGATACTTTGAAAGGGTCAATCCCAGGCCTGAAAGCAGCTCAAGAATCCAGCTACGCCCCGTCCGCTCCACCCAGCCACAAACAGAGGTTGAAAGTCAAAGAGTTGTCAGACCTCATACAATCTTCTCATGGGAAGAAGATTTAAGAAACAGAGGCGGACGCCGTGGCGTCGCCGAAATTGAGGTCAATCCCATCATCGATCCTCGCCCCCATGCACCTCATCTTCGACAATATGCTCCCCATGAATACTTTAGCGCGCTACCACCGGCCAAAGAAGACGATTACAGAGTACAGCCCCGGCGAGTGCCTGATGGAGAGTATGGTGCAGCACCTCCCGAGGGCTACTGGACTAT ACGACAGCATGGCGACGAGCAAGTCTCACGACCTCATCACGAACCCGCAACCTATCATCCCATCAATACACTGCCTCCAAGGGCGGATGAGCGGTATGAAACCGGGCGGGACAACCGCCCTTTGGCCCGACCAGCGCCAAATGTAATCATTATCGATTGA
- a CDS encoding uncharacterized protein (BUSCO:EOG092D05Q0): MATPTPTLAEKLDKIKSPGLQSQQKTVVVLHAVESTLKEQNTAPTSTGYFAALLALLQQAENNGSINAELATPVVYLLDVVTPFAPQPLLRSKFTQILTLLAPVLLMQDAEPILLRTSIGCLESLLLAQDAASWELSVTQIGPRRAVAGLLNLALDQRPKVRRRSMDALKRVLKNPPPSPSLDHPAADMCAHTALKNLEDLAAEAIQARKGKKAPSTTHDPALIHALQLVKTVAAASGGWPTTKIESLCELLLNIAKSGNEYMTMAAFEIFELMFEGMTDEVTSAKLPRLMEIISELRPAANDTQLVPAWLAILSRGYDVSAQVEADETFQNLPELFNMVAQFLQSDSENIRISASECLISFMANCVPPNVILEPSIFDEKVLDKIAKAAESLLSVQYQAAWLQTFNVLEAIFTALRWRANPIMLNVTRTIGEIRENPSFRNKKEADDVLGQAVRAMGPEAVLSVLPLNILKPVKGQAGRAWLFPILRDYTSNTNLSHFKSEMVPLSEVMFQKVMDHGEAEKTMEIKIYETLVQQIWSTLPGYCDLPLDLLESFDQALAEILANLLYQQVDLRLDICRALRTLIESNQAVANIEEEEDLLLQSRVTKDAARKNLTYLGQFAGNMLAVLFNVYTQTLPQSRGPILQTVNAFLSITPNQELMETFDRVSKMLAGELQNAPAAEAKQQGQKSKDHMPSTAQTLMDLVITISAYLPRESFATLFEIATAIINRQEEPQLQKKAYKLIPRLATSELGKAALQERNAEMQALILSSSEKVSAPARRERIAAISALLPFIPNSDLHFIPAVLSEIVICCKENNERARESAYDLLVEMGQKMAAASGATIDNSKVPHMPSDAPAATANIEEFFTMVSAGLAGSTPHMISASVTAISRLLYEFRSSLSEQTLSDLVQTMDLFLTSNNREIVKSCLGFVKISVISLPVELMIPRLATLVPNLVTWSKEHKGHFKSKVRHILERMVRRFGFDAINNACPDSDKKLLANIRKTKERAKRKKDAAKNAHDEDASDDEEEDGKRQYENEYDRALYSSESEESEGEDDEGDARPKKKAQKGGKTYIVEDDDEPLDLLDKKALASISSTKPVKLRKPQRTKAKTDLDGKLILGKDDDEDEGAMEVDQPENSGVGAYVAAIKGRDAAKRGRGGKLKFSNKRSKDGDDGDEMDDDDAVAVKNSISPGRGGRGDRGDRGGRGRGKGGPMRGGGRGGRGGGGSFGGPRSGKGGIAAGRRGLGSEKRHGPSGGAGVGKGRRGGRN, encoded by the exons ATGGcgactccgactccgactcTGGCCGAGAAGCTGGACAAGATCAAGTCTCCCGGTCTTCAAAGCCAGCAGAAG ACTGTCGTTGTCTTGCACGCGGTCGAATCAACCTTGAAGGAGCAAAACACCGCTCCGACTTCCACTGGATATTTTGCTGCCCTTCTCGCGCTTCTGCAACAGGCCGAGAACAATGGAAGCATCAATGCCGAATTAGCCACTCCCGTGGTGTACCTTCTTGACGTGGTCACCCCGTTCGCTCCCCAGCCTCTGCTTCGATCCAAGTTTACTCAGATCCTTACGCTGCTCGCACCGGTTTTGTTGATGCAGGATGCAGAGCCAATTCTGCTGAGGACCTCAATTGGGTGCCTTGAGTCTCTCCTCCTGGCTCAGGACGCCGCTTCATGGGAGCTGTCTGTCACCCAGATCGGACCCAGGCGCGCAGTTGCTGGATTGTTGAACCTGGCTTTGGATCAGAGGCCCAAAGTCCGGAGACGATCTATGGATGCGCTCAAGAGAGTACTCAAGAACCCCCCGCCCAGCCCATCCTTGGACCACCCGGCCGCAGACATGTGTGCGCACACTGCGCTGAAGAACTTGGAGGATCTGGCCGCCGAGGCTATCCAGGCACGAAAGGGCAAGAAGGCGCCCAGCACAACGCACGACCCGGCATTAATTCATGCACTTCAGCTGGTCAAGACGGTTGCTGCGGCAAGTGGTGGATGGCCAACGACCAAGATCGAATCTCTTTGCGAGCTGCTCCTAAACATTGCTAAATCCGGCAACGAGTACATGACCATGGCGGCTTTTGAGATTTTCGAATTAATGTTTGAGGGAATGACGGACGAAGTCACCTCAGCAAAACTACCTCGCTTGATGGAGATTATCTCAGAGCTGCGCCCAGCTGCCAACGATACCCAGCTTGTCCCTGCATGGCTTGCCATCCTATCCCGAGGCTACGACGTCTCGGCACAAGTCGAAGCCGACGAGACTTTCCAAAACCTTCCCGAACTCTTCAACATGGTGGCGCAATTCCTCCAGTCTGATTCTGAGAACATTAGAATTTCTGCTTCCGAGTGCTTGATATCATTCATGGCCAACTGCGTGCCGCCCAATGTTATCCTCGAGCCCTCAATATTCGACGAGAAGGTCTTGGATAAAATCGCAAAGGCGGCCGAGTCCCTCCTGAGTGTTCAGTATCAGGCCGCTTGGCTACAGACTTTTAACGTCCTAGAAGCAATCTTCACTGCCCTGAGATGGAGAGCGAACCCCATCATGCTCAATGTCACACGCACCATTGGTGAGATTCGAGAGAACCCGTCTTTCCGAAACAAAAAGGAGGCAGACGATGTGCTGGGACAAGCCGTCCGGGCCATGGGCCCTGAGGCAGTTCTGTCTGTCCTTCCACTGAACATTCTCAAGCCAGTCAAGGGCCAGGCCGGAAGAGCATGGCTGTTTCCCATCCTGCGAGACTACACTAGCAATACTAACCTGTCTCATTTCAAGAGTGAAATGGTACCTCTCAGTGAAGTCATGTTCCAGAAGGTTATGGACCATGGTGAAGCCGAGAAGACCATGGAGATCAAGATCTACGAGACCCTCGTACAGCAGATTTGGTCCACTCTTCCAGGCTACTGCGATTTACCGCTCGATCTTTTGGAATCTTTTGACCAAGCCCTGGCTGAGATTCTGGCCAACCTTCTCTACCAGCAAGTCGATCTTCGATTGGATATTTGCAGAGCTTTGAGGACCCTGATTGAGTCAAATCAAGCCGTTGCAAAcatcgaggaggaggaagattTGCTTTTGCAGAGCCGGGTAACCAAGGATGCTGCTCGCAAGAACTTGACCTATCTCGGCCAATTTGCCGGTAACATGCTCGCAGTGCTCTTCAACGTATATACCCAGACTCTCCCCCAAAGCCGAGGTCCCATTCTCCAGACTGTGAATGCCTTCCTAAGCATCACGCCGAACCAGGAGCTTATGGAGACGTTTGATCGTGTCAGCAAGATGCTTGCAGGAGAGCTCCAGAACGCGCcggcagcagaggccaagcAGCAAGGTCAAAAATCAAAAGACCACATGCCTTCCACTGCGCAGACGCTCATGGATCTCGTCATTACTATTTCAGCATACCTCCCCCGAGAGAGCTTCGCCACGCTGTTTGAGATTGCCACGGCAATAATCAACAGGCAAGAGGAGCCCCAGCTGCAGAAGAAGGCTTACAAGCTGATCCCTAGACTGGCAACTTCTGAGCTTGGCAAGGCTGCTCTGCAGGAGCGGAATGCTGAAATGCAGGCCCTGATCCTCTCTAGCTCAGAGAAGGTATCTGCGCCGGCTAGACGGGAGAGAATTGCTGCCATCTCTGCACTTCTCCCGTTCATTCCCAACAGCGACCTTCACTTCATTCCAGCTGTCTTGAGTGAGATTGTCATCTGCTGCAAGGAGAACAACGAGAGAGCTCGTGAAAGCGCGTACGATCTCCTGGTTGAAATGGGACAGAAGATGGCGGCTGCCAGCGGTGCTACAATCGACAACAGCAAGGTACCTCACATGCCGAGCGATGCTCCAGCCGCCACTGCCAATATCGAGGAGTTCTTCACCATGGTCAGCGCCGGTCTCGCCGGAAGCACCCCTCACATGATTTCTGCCTCTGTCACCGCCATCAGCCGTCTTCTCTATGAATTCCGGTCATCACTGAGCGAGCAGACTTTGTCTGACTTGGTGCAGACTATGGATCTCTTCCTGACGTCAAATAACCGAGAGATTGTCAAGAGCTGCCTGGGCTTTGTCAAGATATCTGTCATCAGCCTGCCCGTCGAGCTGATGATACCACGCCTGGCCACACTCGTGCCCAACCTGGTTACCTGGAGTAAAGAACACAAGGGCCACTTCAAGTCCAAGGTCAGACACATCTTGGAGCGAATGGTCCGCCGCTTTGGTTTCGACGCCATCAACAATGCCTGCCCTGATTCCgacaagaagctgctcgccAACATCCGCAAGACCAAGGAGAGagcgaagagaaagaaggacgCTGCCAAGAATGCTCATGACGAGGACGCCAgtgacgatgaggaagaggacggcAAGCGACAATATGAAAACGAATACGACCGCGCGCTGTATAGCAGTGAATCCGAAGAATCCGAAGGAGAGGACGACGAAGGAGACGCAAgacccaagaagaaggcccaGAAGGGCGGCAAGACCTACATtgtcgaggacgacgacgaaccCCTCGATCTGCTCGACAAAAAGGCCCTCGCCAGCATATCATCCACCAAGCCCGTCAAGCTTCGCAAGCCCCAGCggaccaaggccaagactgACCTCGACGGCAAGCTCATCCTCGgcaaggacgacgacgaggacgaaggcGCCATGGAGGTCGATCAGCCCGAGAACTCTGGCGTGGGCGCCTACGTCGCTGCCATCAAGGGCCGTGACGCCGCCAAGCGCGGCCGCGGAGGAAAACTCAAGTTCTCCAACAAGCGCTccaaggatggcgatgacggcgacgagatggacgatgacgacgccgtGGCCGTCAAGAACAGCATCAGCCCCGGCCGTGGCGGCCGCGGCGATCGTGGCGATCGTGGTGGCAGAGGCCGTGGAAAAGGCGGCCCCATGCGCGGCGGCGGTCGTGGAGgtcgtggcggcggcggttcGTTCGGTGGCCCGAGGAGTGGTAAAGGTGGCATCGCGGCGGGCAGGAGAGGACTGGGCTCTGAAAAGAGACACGGTCCCTCTGGCGGCGCGGGTGTAGGGAAAGGTAGAAGAGGAGGCCGAAACTAG